Proteins encoded within one genomic window of Streptomyces sp. NBC_00523:
- a CDS encoding potassium channel family protein: MSARTPDRPPPALTRWERRTEVPLLAASLVFLAGYAFRVLTPHDAQPWHDISLALVGATWLLFVLDYAVRVRLSGLGPGLRFVRVHWLDTLVLVLPLLRPLRMVKVYTAVQEKRDRPRLGLYARVISYAGMTAVLLGLSAALSVYHWEHDAPGASIRTFGDAVWWACETLTTVGYGDAVPVTAGGRIIAAGLMACGLGLLGAVTGSFSSWLIQVFRREDEKEPPASG; the protein is encoded by the coding sequence ATGAGCGCGCGCACCCCCGACCGGCCCCCTCCCGCTCTCACCCGCTGGGAGCGGCGCACCGAGGTCCCGCTCCTCGCCGCCTCCCTGGTCTTCCTCGCCGGCTACGCGTTCCGCGTCCTCACCCCGCACGACGCGCAGCCCTGGCACGACATCTCCCTCGCCCTCGTCGGCGCGACCTGGCTGCTCTTCGTCCTCGACTACGCGGTGCGCGTGCGGCTCAGCGGCCTCGGCCCGGGCCTCCGCTTCGTCCGCGTCCACTGGCTCGACACCCTGGTCCTGGTCCTGCCGCTGCTGCGCCCGCTGCGCATGGTGAAGGTCTACACGGCGGTCCAGGAGAAGCGGGACCGCCCGCGCCTCGGCCTGTACGCGCGGGTGATCTCGTACGCCGGAATGACCGCCGTCCTGCTGGGCCTCTCGGCGGCCCTCAGCGTGTACCACTGGGAGCACGACGCCCCGGGCGCCTCGATCCGCACGTTCGGGGACGCGGTCTGGTGGGCGTGCGAGACGCTGACGACGGTGGGTTACGGGGATGCCGTGCCGGTGACGGCGGGGGGCCGGATCATCGCGGCGGGCCTGATGGCGTGCGGCCTGGGGCTGCTGGGGGCGGTGACGGGCTCGTTCTCGTCGTGGCTGATCCAGGTGTTCCGGCGGGAGGACGAGAAGGAGCCCCCGGCGAGCGGGTAG